A window of Microbacterium lushaniae genomic DNA:
TCGGCGATCCATTCTGCGACGTTGTCGAGGAAGTACCGGTCGTGCGTGACGGCGATGACGGCGCCGGGGTACTTCTGCAGGTGCTGCTCGAGCCACAGGACGCTCTCGGCGTCCAGGTGGTTGGTCGGCTCATCCAGCAGGAGGAGGTCGGGCTTCTGCAGCAGCAGCTTCGTCAGGGCGACACGGCGCTTCTCACCACCGGACAGCGGCGCGATCTCGGCGTCGCCGGGAGGTGTGCGCAGCGCGTCCATGGCCTGCTCGAGCTGGGAGTCGAGGTCCCACGCGTCGGCGGCGTCGATCTCCTCCTGCAGTGTGCCCATCTCCGCCAGCAGCGCATCGAAATCGGCATCGGGGTCGGCCATGAGACCGGAGATCTCGTTGAAGCGGTCAACCTTGGCCTTGATCGCGATGCCGTCCTGGATGTTCTCCAGCACGGTCTTGGATTCGTCGAGCTCCGGCTCCTGCATGAGGATTCCGACGGTGAAGCCCGGGCTGAGCTTCGCCTCGCCGTTGGACGGAGTGTCCATCCCGGCCATGATCTTCAGGATCGTCGACTTTCCCGCGCCGTTCGGACCCACCATGCCGATCTTGGCACCGGGAAGGAACGCCATCGTGACGTCGTCGAGGATCAGCTTGTCGCCCACGGCCTTGCGGGCGCGCACCATCGAGTAGATATATTCCGCCATAACCTGTCCAGTCTACGGTCCGCCGCCGCGACCGCCGCCGCCCACGCGCTGCCGCGCGCGGGCGGGCGACGTCACCAGTCGATCGGGCGGGTGTTGCCGACGAGGCATCCCCCGGTCTGGAGCCCGGGCATCACGGCGGTCACGGGGTCGCCCGTGGCCGGCCCGACCTGGCCGATGAGGCAGTCTTCGCCCCACCGCACGGAGAACTGGATGCTCTCGGCAGGGTTCCCCACCGTCGACTCGTCGGCGGTGACCTGCATGGCCGCCCGGTCGAACCCCGCCGCTGTGAGGGCGTCGATGTACGCCCGCCCCACCACCGCGTCCGGCCCGGCCCACACCCCCTGCACGACGTCGGTGAAGAACGGCAGGTTGTCGTCGGCGGTGCCGCCGGGAACCAGTGCGGGTCCGGTCGGCGTCGGCGCAGGCGTCGACGGCGCCGGTGCCGGAGACGTGGCCGACGGCGTGGGCGCGGGCTCGGGCGTGCACGCGGTGACTGTGGCAGCCAGCGCTCCCGCGAACATGAGGGCGGCAAGACGCCGGGTCACGAGCGTTCGGGCCACGAGGGAAGTCTATGCCGCCTCAGAACGGAGTCTCGTCCGAGCCGGCGGGCACCCCGGAGCCCCGGTCCGCACCGGCACCCACCAGATCCGCAGTCGCGGCCGGGATGGTCCAGCCGCTCGCATCGGTGGCGCCCGCCGCGGTCTGCTCGCCGGTGCGGGTCTGGTCGCCCGCGCCGCG
This region includes:
- a CDS encoding DUF6993 domain-containing protein; this encodes MARTLVTRRLAALMFAGALAATVTACTPEPAPTPSATSPAPAPSTPAPTPTGPALVPGGTADDNLPFFTDVVQGVWAGPDAVVGRAYIDALTAAGFDRAAMQVTADESTVGNPAESIQFSVRWGEDCLIGQVGPATGDPVTAVMPGLQTGGCLVGNTRPIDW